TAAGATAACTAATAGTGAAAAAGAGCAAAGTGAGCAAAAGCCACCTGAACCTACTGCTGAAGATTACTTGAAACAAATTCGTGATCTATTACAAGAAAAACACAATTAAAAAACTTCCTGCATTGCAGGAAGTTTTTTAGTCTGTATACTGATTCAAAATCTGATCAAGCTTGGCCTTAGGTGTATAACCAGTTAATCGATCAACAACTTCGCCATCTTTTTTAATGATTAATGTTGGAATAGCCATAATTCCTAAAGAACTTGGTGTTTCCTTATTTTGGTCAACATCCATCTTCGTAAACTTAACGTCTTGGCGTTCCTCAGCCAATTCATCAATTACTGGTGACTGCATTTTACAAGGACCACACCATGTAGCCCAAAAGTCAGTTAAGACCACCCCAGTTTTAGTTTCATCTTCAAAATTTTGATCTGTAATTTCATCAACCATGAAGTCTACCTCCAAACAAATCTTTAGTTCCAATTGTTATCTTCAGTATAGCAAGCCTACTTACTTTTTACAAGTAGTTTACTTCAAGTGCACGATTGTTGCACCATTGCCGCCTTCGTTTGCCGGAGCATAATTATAACTGTCAACATGTTGATTGCTGGCTAGATATTGCCAAACTCCCTTACGGATCGCCCCTGTACCAATACCGTGAATAATTGTTACTACATCTAATCCTGCTAATAATACGGAGTCAAAATAGCGATCCAAGTTAGTCATTGCTTCTTCATAACGCTGTCCGCGCAAATCTAGCTCTGAACTAGCGTTAGCTCTTCGCATACTACTAGTTGCCCGAACAATATGTTTAGCTTTAGGCTTAGTAGCAGCAATCCGTTCAACATCCTGATCGCTAACTTTCACCTTCATAATTCCCAATTGCACCTCATATTGATGCTCAGATAATTTTTTAGAAATCGTACCGACTTGTCCATACGATAAAACTTTAACGCGATCACCTACATTAACATGATGGCGTCTTTTTTCGCGCTGTAAGACCTTGTTTTGCGCTAAATTTTCGTTCTGCTTAGCAAGTTGATTTAACTCACCTTTAGCAGAAATAACTTCATTTTCTTTCAAATTACCCGGCTGTTGCTCAAGCTTGGCAATGATTTTATCAGCTTTTTTGCGCTTTTTAGCTACAATTTCACTAGCGCGTTCTTGAGCAAAATCAAGTTGTTTTTGCACTCGCTGATTATACCAATCAAGGGCCTGCTGCAATTTTTGCTCAAGCTTCTGACTACGATCAAGGCTAGTTTGCAAATGATTGCGAGCATCAGTGGCTTGTTGCGTCTGCTGGTTAAGCCGTTCAATCATAGTATTAATTTCCGTGTTTTCCTCGGACATTAATCCTTCGGCACCCTTAACTACATCCTCGCGCATTCCTAAGCGACGGGCAATGGCAAAGGCATTACTGTGTCCTGGAATCCCAATTTGTAAACGATAAGTCGGCGACAAAGTTTTCAAATCAAATTCCATTGAGGCATTGGTAGTTTTAGGACGATTATAGCCATAGAGTTTTAATTCTGGATAATGCGTAGTAACCATAATCTTAGCTTGTTTTTTACGCAAAAAATCCAAGATACTAATTGCCAGGCTGGCCCCTTCTTCGGGGTCAGTTCCGGCACCAATTTCATCGATTAGCACCAAAGTCTGATCATCAACATGTTTCATAATTTGGATAATGTCATTAATATGTGAAGAAAAAGTACTTAAGGATTGCTCAATCGATTGTTCATCACCAATATCCGCGGCAATTTCCTGATAAACTCCGACCACGCTACCCTCTTGAGCTGGAATAAATAAACCAGCTTGCGCCATAAGCTGCAAAATACCGACTGTTTTGAGCGTAATCGTTTTACCACCAGTATTCGGTCCAGTAATTAAAACAGTATCAAATTCTCCACCAAGCCGAATATCATTCGGAACTACCTTATCTTGATCAATTAATGGGTGCCGAGCTTGCAATAGATTAATCGTCTGATCAGTGGAGAGTTTAGGTTCCGTTGCCTGCATTTGTTTAGCTAGTTGTGCTTTTGCTTGCAAAAAGTCCAGTTCTGTTAGTCCATCCGCAATCTCGTCAATTGCATCAACTTCCTCACGCGCTAAATCAGACAAATTACGTAAAATGCGCTGAATTTCTTGTCTTTGTTCTGCTAATAAATTTTGCTGACGATTGTTTAGGTTTAAAACCGCACCAGGTTCAATAAACAAAGTTTGGCCGCTGGCACTTTGGTCGTGTACGACCCCACCAAACTTACCGCGATATTCCTGTTTAACTGGAATAACATAACGTTCATCCCGAATAGTTACAATCTGTTCAGATAAATATTTGCTAGTATTGCCCTTAATGTACTCATCCATTCGGGCCTTAATCTCTGCATCATTGCTTTTTAGGGCATGACGCAAACTGGCTAAGTTACTTGAAGCTGTATCAAGTACCGTACCATCATAATCAAGTGATTTTTTTAACTCATTTAGCAAAACCACCGGGACAGCTAATTTTGCCAAAATATCAGCAATTGCCGTTAAATCCAATTGTTCTGGATCAATATCTTCTAAAAAGCCATTAATATCATTGGCCAAAACCAAGATTAATAAGATATTACCTAATTCTTCTGCATTCAGATTAGCCTTAATACGCAATCGTTTGGTGCTTGGTTCTACCGCCGCAAAATCTGTTAGTGGTAATTGGCCTTTAATGCGCAATAAGTTGACCATTGCGAGAGTTTGCCGCAAAGTTAGCTCAACTTGGGCAAAATCACCGCTAGGTTTCAATTGACCAGCACGCTTTTTAGCTGACAAGGTAATTGCTAATTGCTTAAGTTGCTCGGTAATTTTATCAAATTCTAGAGTTTCTAGTATTTTAGTATTCATTCGTTAACTTTTTCTCTTTTAAGTAAAAAGGACTGGCATTGCCAGTCCTTTATTTTTATTCACCACTTAAACGGTCATCATCCAAGAAGGTGTTAAGTACCCCCTGCACCATGTCCCATTCTTCATCCGATTCAATTTCATGTAAATCGTTACTGGTTACGTCACCTGCATCATCTGCATCATAACTAAACGCTTGAACTTCTACTTCTTCATCATCGCCGACTGCAGCTGGATAAAGCAAGATATAGGACTTATCATAGTCGTCAGCATGAAATGTAAATAATATTTCAAATAATTCTTCATTACCCTTATCATCAACTAAGGTAATTTGCCGGTCATCGCCGTGCACTTCTTGTGTCATATTAATCCTTTCGGTGTAAGTCTAAATAATTTTGCAAAATTAAAACAGCTGCCATCTGGTCAACTACTGCTTTACGCTTATGCCGGTCATGTATTCCCGCTTCCTCAATTAAGACACGCTGTGACTCAATTGTAGTTAAGCGTTCATCAGAATAATAAACTGGTAAAGCAAATTTGTCTTGCAGACGTTTTCCATAAGCTTTACTGCGCTGAGCAGAAACTCCAGATGAACCATCCATATTATGTGGCAAGCCTAATACAAAACCAGTTGGTTCAAACTTGCGTACTAATTTTTTTAAAGGACGCATCCCAAAGTTATATTTTGACTCATCAATTGGAATCGTTTCTACCTTTTGGGCAGTTATCCCCAATTCATCGCTAACAGCTACGCCAATCGTTTTTGACCCAACATCTAAACCAAGCAACCTCATTACTTATCTTTACCCAGATAGCCCTTAACTAGTTCTTCAATAATTTCATCACGTTCGTGTTTCAAAATTAAATTGCGAGCATCATTATGCCGTGGAATATAAGCTGGGTCACCAGACAACAAATAGCCAACAATCTGGTTAATCGGATTATATCCCTTTTCTTCAAGTGCATTATAGACATCTTGCAGAGTGTCATAAACATTCTTGCCTTTATTTTTATTGAAGTCAAAATGCATAGTCTTGTCTAGTGAACTCATAATCATTCCTCCTAGCATAATTTTACTTTAAAAACTAGATAAACTCAATCAATTAATTTTTAGAAATCATTGCAACTACTGTCTTAATTGCCTCAGCAAGTCCCGCTGGATTTTTACCACCAGCTTGTGCCATATCAGGACGACCACCGCCGCCACCACCAAATAATGGTGCGGCTTGCTTAATTAAATCCCCTGCTTTCAGACCTTGATCTAAAGCCTTTTGTCCAAGGCTAATAATCATGTTAGCTTTACCATCACTAGCAGCTCCCAAAACTAAAACATCTGATTTTGGCTCTTTCTTCCAACTGTCAGACAATTCACGTAAATCTTTCATTCCTTTAACATTAGCTTTTTGAGCAATTACTGTTAAATCACCGGCTTGTTCAACGTGATCAAAGATTTCACCCGCTTTAGCTTGATTAATCTGTAAATTCAAAGCGCCAATCTTGGTCTGACTATCATGCAAGTCTTTTTCTAAACTTTGAACTTTATCAATGATATTTTCTGGTTTAGTAGATTTTACTTCAGATTGAATATTATCAAGCAATTCTGAACGATGAGTCAAATATTCGTAAGCCTTCTTGGAAGTGACAGCTTCTATACGACGAGTTCCAGCACCGTTAGCATATTCTGCCGTAATCTTAAAAATACCGATTTGGCTGGTATTATCAACATGTGTACCACCACAAAATTCAGTTGAAAAATCTCCCATTTGAACAACTCGAACTTTATCACCATATTTATTATCAAATAGTGCTAAAGCCCCCATTGCCTTGCCGTCTTCAGGATCGGTAATCGTGGTTTCAACGTTTAAAGCAGCCCAAATCTTCTCATTAACCAGTTTTTCAACTGCCGATACTTCTTTAGGCGTCATCGGATCAACCACGGTAAAGTCGAACCGTAAAAAGTCAGGCTCAACTAAACTACCAGCTTGGTGAGTATGTTCACCTAGAACACTACGCAATGCCGAATGCAATAAGTGCGTTGCCGAGTGTGAATGGCGTAACCCTTCTCTACGACCACGATCAATCTTTAAAACGTATTCCTCATTCTTTTTAAGTGGAAGAATTACTTGCACAAAGTGCAGATTTTGGTCATTAGGAGCATGTTGCACATCGGTTACTTGCGCTACCAGTTCGCCTGCCTGATTATAAATATTACCATGATCTGCCACCTGACCACCGCGTTCTGCATAAAATGGGGTCTTATCAAAAATCAAGGTGGCATTATCGTCACTCGTTTCATCAACTAATTGATCGTTTGCAATAATATCAATTAATTTAGCATGTTTTTCTTCATAAACACCATATTCAAATTCTGACTTGTCCTTAATCCCCATTAAAGTCTCATTTTGTGAGCCCATCGATTGCAAGTTACCGCGAGCTTCACGAGCACGATCTTTTTGGGCTTGCATCTCAGTGTCAAAGCCCTGTTTATCAACTCTTAGACCAGCATCCTCAGCAGCTTCAACTGTCAATTCATAAGGAAAACCATAGGTATCAAACAATTTAAAGGCATCTTTACCAGTAATTGTTTGGTTGTCACTTGCTTTGGCCTTTTCAATTAAATCATCTAGCAATGCCAACCCTGATTCCAAAGTTTCTTGGAATCTTTCTTCTTCATTCTTAATTACTTTGGCAATGAAATCCTGTTGCTCAGTGATTTCTGGATAATGACTAGCCATAATTTGCCCAACAACTGGTACTAATTTATAAAGAAATGCTCCCTTAATGCCTAGATGCTGACCATTTACATCAGCCCGACGAATCAAACGCCGCAAAACATAGCCACGACCAGTATTTGAAGGTAGCGCACCATCACCGATTGCAAAACTAACCGTCCGCACATGATCGGCAATAATCTTAAACGAGGTCGTATCAGCTTTATTTTCACCATATTTTTTGTTTGCTGACATTTTTTCAGTGGCGTGAATAATCGGCAAAAACAAATCAGTTTCAAAATTAGTTGGCGCATCTTGCAAGATTGATAATACTCGTTCTAATCCCATTCCCGTATCAATATTCTTATGCGGTTGATCAACATATTCACCATTAGCTAAATGATTAAATTGAGAGAAAACTATATTCCAAATTTCAAGATAACGGGCATTTTCACCACCAGGGAAGTTTTCTGGATCATCTTCGGCTACATCGTTATTTTCTTGACCACGATCATAAAAAATTTCTGAATCCGGACCACAAGGACCCTCACCAATATCCCAGAAATTTTCTTCTAGTTTAACAATATGGTCTTCAGGCATCCCCACTTTTTTCCAAATCTTTTGGGTTTCTGTATCCTTAGGATAAACCGTGCAGTATAGCTTACTTTGATCAAGATCAAGCCATTTCGGACTAGTTAAAAATTCCCAAGCCCATGCAATTGCATCTTCCTTAAAGTAGTCACCAACTGAAAAATTACCTAGCATTTCAAATAAGGTTTGATGACGAGCAGTTTTACCAACATTTTCAATATCATTAGTCCGAATCGACTTTTGCGAACTAGTAATACGTGGATTTTCAGGAACAACTGAACCATCAAAATACTTCTTCATTGTCGCTACACCAGAATTTATCCACAACAGCGTTGGATCATCCTGTGGAATCAGCGATTGGCTCGGTGAAATCGTATGTCCGTGCTGTTTAAAGAAGTCTAAAAACAATTGTCTAAATTCAGAACTAGTTAGTTTCTTCATTATTTTTCTCCTTTTTTGTTAAATAAAAAAGCACTGTTAAGCAAATTTGAGGACGCTACGACACGCGGTACCACCTCAATTGCAACAATGCTTGTTACCTCTTGATTATCTTAATTAGTGCTAAGGAGCATCTTTTAATTAGTAGTAGAACTTTCTCAGCATAAGGTTCCTCTCTTTGAACTACTTCATTAAAAAACATATCTTAATCAGAATTATTTTACTACTTACAGCATCCTTGTCAATGCTAAAAGCTACATAATTAAACCTTTTCAACATTAATTATTGGCACTTTGATCCACATCAAATAATCCCTGATAGGTAAACCGATCATTATCATAAGTAAAGCGCAGCACACAACAATTAGGCATATCAGTAATTTGCTTAGCAATTTCCTCAAAAGGCAGCCAAGCCGCTAAAAACATTAGAATTGCAGCACCATGACTCACAATTAAAACTCGCTGATGATCTGGCTTAGCCATGATCTTACTTATTGTCTGGTTGACACGCTCCATAACCTGCTTAGCAGATTCGCCACCATAATCCACAAAAAAATCTGCTTCAGCAGGATCTTTAAAATTAAACTTTGGTAATAATCGCTCATCTTGAGCTTCAAATAAACCAAAGTCCCATTCTTTAAGTCCTTTCAATCTAGTATAAGGCTGCTTAGTCACCACTTCCAAGGTATCGCTAGCTCGCTCTTGAGTAGACGTGTAGGCGTGATCAAAAGTTACCCCTTGCTTTTGAAAAAACTGCCCCACTCTTTTGGCTTTAGCAATTCCGTCTTTAGTCAAGGGAGAATCCACGGCTCCCTGCACTAACTGCCTCTTATTAAAGATTGTTTCCCCATGGCGCATTAGATAAAGTTCTTGCATTCTTAACCCTTCTTAATCTAAATACATATTTATGCTACTTATAAAAATCATCAAAAACCGTAATTGGCAAATGACGCTTGTGTTCACTTTTACGCCATAATGATTCTATCTTTTCCGCAGCAACGCTTGCTACTTCCTTACCCTCTAAATAGTCATCAATCTCCTGATAGGTAACTCCCAGCGCCTGTTCGTCTGGTAAGGCTGGACGATTTTCTTCTAAATCAGCAGTTGGCGCTTTTAAATAAAGCTGCTCAGGGCACCCTAATTCTTTTAGCAACTGCTTACCTTGGCGCTTATCTAAGCGAAATAACGGCGTTACATCAGCCGCACCATCGCCATATTTGGTATAAAAACCACTGAAATTTTCAGCTGCATGATCAGTCCCAACGACTGCACCCTGGTTGGCGCCTGCAATGGCGTACTGCACAAGCATCCGTTCACGTGCCTTAAGATTACCCTTATTAAAGTCATTAATTGTTTGCCCAGCCGCACTCAGACTAGCAACAGCTGCATCAACTCCTGGCTTAATATTCACAATTAGGTCTTGATCAGGTCTTTGAAAAGCCACAGCATCAGCTGCATCTTGGGCATCAGCCTGCTCACCATATGGCAAACGCACTGCGATATATTGGTAAGTCTGATCACCAGTTTCTTTACGTAATTCTGCAATCGCCAGTTGGGTTAACTTACCAGCTAAAGTAGAATCCTGGCCACCAGAAATCCCCAAAACGTAAGTCTTTAATCCTAGATTAGCTAACAAATAGCCTTTTAAAAAGTCAATTGAACGCCGAATTTCTACTTGTGGATCAATTTTTGGTAGAACATGTTCATAAGTAATAATCTCTTTTTGTAGTGGTCTCATTAACTATCCCTTTCAATCAATGTTTGATAAACCTGCATAATAGCAGTTAATTGCTTTTCTAATGAAAAATTGCTAGCAACATAACTCTTTTCAGTTTGGGCCATCTGAACAAGCTGTTTGGGCGGTGTTGCTATTGCCGCCTTAAGAGCAGCCGTAATTGAAGCAACATCACCAATTTGGGCAACAAACCCGTGCTTTTGATCAGGAATCATCATTTCAATATCACCAACGTTAGTTGATAATAATGGCAACAAATTATCACTTGCTTCAAGTAAAACTAACGGAAAACTTTCAGAATATGAGGTTAAAACCGCTAAATTCATTCGCCGATATAAATTCTTCAATTGCTTCTGGGTCATAAAGCCTTGAAAAGTTACTTGTGGACCCAAAGATAGCTTTTGCGTTAGTTCCTTTAAACTAGCTAATTGAGAACCATCCCCAGCAATATATAAATGAACATTGGCATTGTCTAATTGCTTAAGTGCCTTAAGCAATAATTCTTGTCCCTTAACTTTTTCGGCACGAGCCACATTAACGATATTAAAATGTTCATGGTCATACTTAGCTGGAATTTCATCATCATTATGGAAAAAAATCCCGTTATAAATTACGTGAATTTTGGCAGCAGGAAGCTGCGCCTTTTTTATTAACAACTGGGCAAAGTTCTGAGTTACTGCAAAAATGCAATCTGCTTTTTTTAAAGCATGTAGATTTGCCTTAGTAAATAGCTTGCCCAAAATTCCACGACCAGCAAAATCTAAATATGGGTCTGAATGGACGGTTACACACCAAACAGCACTGATTCTGCGTTTAATTAGCGACAAAAATAAATTTGCTCGTGCGCCATGAGTATGCACGATATCATAATTGCCCTCATTAATAAAGTTGACTAGTTGCCGCAAACTAGTTAGTGCGTAACGACTATTAATCCCCAAAACTTGTACATTCAACTTAGCCTGCCGTGCTGCTTGCGCAACTGGGCCTTCAGCCAAACACAACAGAGTAAAATCCTGATCCTGCCTTTGTGCTTGCCTTAATAAATTGATGATGTGTGTTAAGCCACCACCCGATTCTAAACCAGCATTTACGTGTAACACTCTCATAACTTTTTGCGTTCCTTTTTAGACTGGCGCACTTTACTAACAAATTTAGGCAAAACTAGCATTCGTTTAAAACGAGTCGGATTTTTAACTAAGCGATAAAACCATTCCAAATGATTTTTTTGCCAAAATTCTGGTGCACGCTTGACCATGCCAGAAAAAACATCGAAGCTACCGCCGACTCCCATCATTAATGCAGGTAGATCCTGGCGTCTGAGTAAAGCCAGAAGCTGTTCTTGACGCGGCGAACCCAAAGCTGCAAAAACTAAATCTGGTTTAGTTTTTGCTATTTGATAAGCTACAACTTCTAAATCTTCGCTAAAATAGCCATCTCTAGCACCAACTAATTGAATCTGCTTATAATCACGAGCAACCTTCGCTTTAACAGCTTGGATTACCTCTGGCTTAGCTCCAATCAAAAAAACCCGTAATTTGCACTGATTGGCTCGCTGCATCAACCAAGCAAATAAATCATAACCAGTAACCCGCTGTTTTAATGGCGTTCCCAGCATCTGCGCAGCCTTAACTATCCCAATACCATCTGGAGTAATGTAATCCGCATCTGAGTGTAAGATTTTCATGAACTCAGGATTTTCGTTGGCTGTCATGACAATTTCTGGATTAGCGGTTACTATCAAAGTTGACTGATGAGCATCTATCCGTTTAACTAATTCATTTTTAAATTGTTCAAAATTTTTATTATCAAAATTAACACCTAGAACTGCTACTTTATCCATCGCCAACTCCTCTATGTAACTCTCCCCTTTATTTTAGCAAATAATCAGACATTACGGGATAAGTTTTACATTTTCAACTATAAATATGATACTATTAATTCGTCAAATAATAGGAGCCAGCACAATGAAAAAAATTATTACATACGGAACTTTTGACCTGATTCACTATGGTCACATTCGCTTGCTCAAACGGGCAAAAGAATTGGGTGACTATTTAATCGTCGGTTTATCAACAGATGAATTCAATGAATTTCAAAAGCATAAAGAATCTTATAATAGTTATCAAGAACGCAAATGTATTCTTGAGGCGATTCGCTATGTTGATGAGGTTATCCCTGAAAAAGACTGGAATCAAAAGATAACGGATATTAAAAAATATCAAATTGATACTTTCGTTATGGGGAATGATTGGCAAGGTAAATTCGACTTCTTAAAACCATATTGCCAAGTCGTCTATCTACCAAGAACCCCTGGAATTTCAACTAGTAAAATTAAAAAAGATTTACACTAAAAAAACTATGAATCAGCTTCAAACTGGTTCATAGTTTTATTTTATTTAGAAAAAGTAAATTCAAACCGGTCCGCTACATAGCTGGCCCGTGTATATTCAAACGGAACTCCCGTTGACAGTTCGGTCACCTGCAAACGCGTAATTAATGGTTCACCCTTTTTGGCTTTAAGTAGTCTAGCCGTATTTTCATTTGCTACGGCGGCTGAGATATGCTCAGTTACCCGACCAATCTGATAATTATTTTGTTCAAGCGTGCGATACAAATGCGTCGAAATATCTGCTTTCGACATCTTAGCAATTAAGTTATGAGGAATGGTTACTACTTCATAACAAATTGGCACTTCATCAGCGTAACGAATTCGCTCCATACGCAAAATTTCTGCATCATCTGCTAAATTTAAGCGTTCCTTTTCTGACAATGATGGCTTACCAACTTGATAAGAGATTAGCTTACTTGATGGAACTTGACCATTGGCATGAGTAATCTCAGTAAAAGACATAATTCCCGACATTTTTTCTTGCACTTTGCGACTGGCTACATATGTGCCACTACCCAAACGTCGTTCTAAAATCCCTTCATCTTCCAGAGTTTTAATCGCTTGGCGTAGCGTCATACGTGACACGCCAAATTTTAGCGAAAGCTGTCGTTCAGACGGTATTTTGCTACCTACTTGATAAACATGGTTCTCAATGTCACGTTTAATTTGATTATGGATTTTAATGTACATTGGTTCTTCCATCAGTCCACCTCCGAATATGTCCTTTTATTATAAGCCAAATTGGTCTATCTTGCATAAGTTAAACTAACTTAATTCTCAATCACTATTTTTTCTTAGCGGTCCATGGCAATCCTAAAATTTTAACTTGCGACTTAGGACTACATTCCACAGTTACCGATTCATCACTACTTGCCACAACGTTGAGTCGCATTTGCGCCTCATTTTGAACAGCTAGCTCAGCCCCATTCGAATTAAAAACCACATCATGTCCTTGCAACTTAGCATGATCACTTAGTGCTAAAAAATATTGATATTCTAAACCACCATTAAAAGTAACTCTTTGTGCAAGACATTCAGCATTATCTTGAAAATCTGCGTGGTTTTGCACTACTGAACTGATTATGGTTACTTGCGATTTATCAACGGCAATCAGCCGATTGAATTGACTATTTTGAATAATTACATGTGGCTGCTTATCTAAGTAAATGCCACCCTCAAAGTTGCTATCGATAATGTTAACCCAAGATTCATCAGTGATATAGATGCAAGCATCATCATCAGACAATAATTTACTCCCTAGCATATTGAGCCAAGTCTGCCCCTGCAAAACAATAGTATCTGCAACGGAGTTATTTAGATCTAATTCCGCATTAGTTTTAACAAAAGTATCAATACTGCCATGAATCCGGGAATTGTTAATAATCGCAGTTCCGCGACCTTCAAGAGCTAACACACCAAATTCCTCAGCCACATTTTCAATACTAGAATCGTTCATTTCCAACCGAAAATCTGCATCAGCAAATAGTGACACTGAACCATTTAAGATTCTAGTAGAATACAATTCCAGAGTAATCTTGCCATTAGCAGCAATCGCAGCTGTATCTGAACCATAACCCTTAATGACACAATTGCGCAGACTTAAATAAGTATTAGCTTCAGCAGGAACAAACAAACTATTGTTATCCTGATTAGTATTAATACACAAATTCTCCAAACTAACAAATCGACTATCACTAGCCACATTAAGATAACCTAAGATAGTAGTATCTTCCGGCAGCCCTCCAGTTCCCTTAAAGGTAACGTCTGCCAAAGTAAGGCCCTGTGGCAATTCATAAAAACCAGGTTCTAAAAAGACTACATCATCTGCTCGCAAGTCCTTAAGTGCTTCATGCCAGCTAGTTTCACCACTGCCAGCTCCTACCCTAATTAGTCTTGGCATAAAATTCCTTCCTAAAATGAAAATAAACTAGCTTTAAACTATATTATTCTTCGAAATAAAAATCTAATCAAGATTAATAAATGCAAAAGAAAAAGACAACCTAACTCGCGTTGTCTTTTCCTACAGTTATATTGGGTTAGCTGGATTCGAACCAGCGCATACTAGTACCAAAAACTAGTGCCTTACCGCTTGGCTATAACCCATTAATAATGGAGGAGGGTGGATTCGAACCGCCGAACTCAGAGAGAGCGGTTTTACAGACCGCCGCGTTTAGCCACTTCGCTACTCCTCCGTTACGCACGTTAATTATAATACAGAAAAACGTGCGCAATTGCAAGTAAAAATTACAATTCTACTTTTTCTACTCAAAGTCAAGTATATCAAGGTATTAAATCATAATTCTTGTAGTCCGTCATTAGAATTATCTTTAAGTAGATTAAACTTAGATAATATGTTGTAACCCAAATAAGCTTAGTCCAATTGCATTTTTGAACTAAGCTGTTATAGTAATCTTATGATCAATTGGTTTTAGTTAAAGCCCTGTTTATTTTTGACTACGCTATAATCATATAATTGATCATGCACAATCAAATAGTAGACAGTCCGTGTTAGTTTGTGGACTGCTGCGATGGCGATCTTCTTGAAGTTTCTACTTTGAGAAGATCGTTTTTTCTTTTTCGTAATAATCGGCAATGTGACAAGGCTCAGAATATCTTACTGAATCCATTTGTCCAATCGTACGGTAGAGAATCTTACGACCAATGGGATTGCCACGTTTACTAATATGATCAGTCAATTCCATTTCGCCCGACTGGTAATGACGTAAGTCTAAACCAACAAAGGCATTTAAGGCATTAGGATTACGAAAACGTCTGATATCGCCTAATTCACCTAATAATCTAACTGCGGTAATTTGTGAAATACCTGGAATACTTTCAAGAATTTTTAGATCACGGTTGGGTAATTTACTAGCTAAGTCAGACATCTTTTGAATGACATTTTCACGCTC
This DNA window, taken from Lactobacillus sp. ESL0684, encodes the following:
- a CDS encoding histidine phosphatase family protein, which produces MQELYLMRHGETIFNKRQLVQGAVDSPLTKDGIAKAKRVGQFFQKQGVTFDHAYTSTQERASDTLEVVTKQPYTRLKGLKEWDFGLFEAQDERLLPKFNFKDPAEADFFVDYGGESAKQVMERVNQTISKIMAKPDHQRVLIVSHGAAILMFLAAWLPFEEIAKQITDMPNCCVLRFTYDNDRFTYQGLFDVDQSANN
- the nadE gene encoding ammonia-dependent NAD(+) synthetase produces the protein MRPLQKEIITYEHVLPKIDPQVEIRRSIDFLKGYLLANLGLKTYVLGISGGQDSTLAGKLTQLAIAELRKETGDQTYQYIAVRLPYGEQADAQDAADAVAFQRPDQDLIVNIKPGVDAAVASLSAAGQTINDFNKGNLKARERMLVQYAIAGANQGAVVGTDHAAENFSGFYTKYGDGAADVTPLFRLDKRQGKQLLKELGCPEQLYLKAPTADLEENRPALPDEQALGVTYQEIDDYLEGKEVASVAAEKIESLWRKSEHKRHLPITVFDDFYK
- a CDS encoding glycosyltransferase, with product MRVLHVNAGLESGGGLTHIINLLRQAQRQDQDFTLLCLAEGPVAQAARQAKLNVQVLGINSRYALTSLRQLVNFINEGNYDIVHTHGARANLFLSLIKRRISAVWCVTVHSDPYLDFAGRGILGKLFTKANLHALKKADCIFAVTQNFAQLLIKKAQLPAAKIHVIYNGIFFHNDDEIPAKYDHEHFNIVNVARAEKVKGQELLLKALKQLDNANVHLYIAGDGSQLASLKELTQKLSLGPQVTFQGFMTQKQLKNLYRRMNLAVLTSYSESFPLVLLEASDNLLPLLSTNVGDIEMMIPDQKHGFVAQIGDVASITAALKAAIATPPKQLVQMAQTEKSYVASNFSLEKQLTAIMQVYQTLIERDS
- a CDS encoding WecB/TagA/CpsF family glycosyltransferase translates to MDKVAVLGVNFDNKNFEQFKNELVKRIDAHQSTLIVTANPEIVMTANENPEFMKILHSDADYITPDGIGIVKAAQMLGTPLKQRVTGYDLFAWLMQRANQCKLRVFLIGAKPEVIQAVKAKVARDYKQIQLVGARDGYFSEDLEVVAYQIAKTKPDLVFAALGSPRQEQLLALLRRQDLPALMMGVGGSFDVFSGMVKRAPEFWQKNHLEWFYRLVKNPTRFKRMLVLPKFVSKVRQSKKERKKL
- the tagD gene encoding glycerol-3-phosphate cytidylyltransferase, which translates into the protein MKKIITYGTFDLIHYGHIRLLKRAKELGDYLIVGLSTDEFNEFQKHKESYNSYQERKCILEAIRYVDEVIPEKDWNQKITDIKKYQIDTFVMGNDWQGKFDFLKPYCQVVYLPRTPGISTSKIKKDLH
- a CDS encoding GntR family transcriptional regulator, with protein sequence MEEPMYIKIHNQIKRDIENHVYQVGSKIPSERQLSLKFGVSRMTLRQAIKTLEDEGILERRLGSGTYVASRKVQEKMSGIMSFTEITHANGQVPSSKLISYQVGKPSLSEKERLNLADDAEILRMERIRYADEVPICYEVVTIPHNLIAKMSKADISTHLYRTLEQNNYQIGRVTEHISAAVANENTARLLKAKKGEPLITRLQVTELSTGVPFEYTRASYVADRFEFTFSK